A section of the Glandiceps talaboti chromosome 8, keGlaTala1.1, whole genome shotgun sequence genome encodes:
- the LOC144439112 gene encoding uncharacterized protein LOC144439112, translating into MSPTLPTTCTPANNVSSLPLYPVDKIGGSDISEMQHNTRRGGKRILTVERPTHVTNTGENIVQNIETDMDLPKLAPLPKLVLLNREEKKNPTVENQTRLQKLTNTEENSRQTNETDLNLPKLESLAWQSHLNSVMVKQETCYEESGTYVGFSSPASDENLTCTENEKYSSENITTDVCTLQPFQLTIVNNGAVQEGKCLKRTDVDLSGSVMVECSSDKSVCLLPGNIVMKQELNSETEVHENEEENGVSHLKTGIDSSATESADEGSEANYQCHDNVKFPANLTKTQGNTLNCLKIEIDSSATESSDEPGDEVCESKYECIDDLDSDSSLGYCDRKSDKDYNVENDDRNSTDTEFDSNFDSDSDSDSDSNTNEASPQSEIKTSKATMTEGEALDKLEVYKCKMTTTTHKRCPFKVKCTSTLKVVGSLSNLYQW; encoded by the coding sequence GAGAGGGGGAAAACGAATTCTAACTGTTGAGAGGCCAACACATGTGACTAATACAGGAgaaaatattgtacaaaatattgAGACAGACATGGACTTACCAAAACTGGCACCTTTACCAAAACTTGTGTTGTTAAacagagaagaaaaaaaaaacccaactgtTGAAAACCAAACACGTCTACAAAAGTTGACTAATACAGAAGAAAACAGTAGGCAAACTAATGAGACAGACCTGAACTTACCAAAACTGGAGTCTTTGGCATGGCAATCACATTTGAACAGTGTTATGGTCAAACAAGAAACGTGTTATGAAGAAAGTGGGACATATGTAGGTTTCTCAAGTCCAGCAAGTGATGAAAATTTAACATGTACAGAAAATGAGAAATATAGTTCTGAAAATATCACGACGGATGTGTGtacattgcagccatttcagttAACAATTGTGAACAATGGAGCCGTGCAGGAGGGAAAATGTTTGAAACGTACAGACGTAGATTTATCAGGGTCTGTGATGGTTGAGTGTTCAAGTGATAAAAGTGTTTGTCTGCTTCCAGGAAATATAGTGATGAAACAAGAATTGAACAGTGAAACAGAAGTACATGAAAATGAAGAGGAAAATGGTGTCAGTCATCTTAAAACAGGCATTGATTCATCTGCTACTGAGTCAGCTGATGAAGGCAGTGAAGCAAACTACCAGTGTCATGATAATGTAAAGTTTCCTGCAAATCTAACCAAAACACAAGGGAATACTTTAAACTGTCTTAAGATTGAGATTGATTCATCTGCCACTGAGTCAAGTGATGAACCAGGTGATGAAGTCTGTGAAAGCAAATATGAATGCATTGATGATTTAGATTCTGATTCCAGTTTAGGATATTGTGATAGGAAGAGTGACAAGGACTACAATGTTGAGAATGATGATAGAAATTCAACTGACACAGAATTTGATTCTAACtttgattctgattctgattctgattctgattctaatACCAATGAAGCATCACCACAGAGTGAAATCAAGACTAGTAAGGCAACGATGACAGAGGGTGAGGCTTTGGACAAACTAGAGGTCTACAAATGCAAGATGACCACCACAACACACAAACGTTGTCCCTTTAAGGTGAAATGCACCTCGACTTTGAAAGTCGTCGGatcactttcaaatttgtaCCAGTGGTAG